The window GCAGCAGCGTCGCGTCCTCCTTGCTCCAGCCGGGCGCGTCGGGACCGTCCGCGACGCGGTCGATCTCCTCCTCGGTGAGCCCGGCCATCTTGCCGATCACCACGTGCTGCGCCCACTCGTACTCCGAGCCGCACAGCCAGCCGGCGCGCAGGATGAGCAGCTCGCGGTCGCGCGCCGAGAGCGTGCTCTTCGCCAGGATGTGGTTCGCGAACACCATCCAGTGCTTGAGGAGCTTCGGATGGTGCGCGAGCGTCGAGAAGACGTTGAACACCTGGCCGCCCGAGAGCGCCTTGGTCGGCTCGATCACCGTGCGTGCTTCGTCCGTCCACTCGCTCTCCGGCAAGGGCGCGATCCGTGGCGTGCTGGGCATCATGTCCGCTCTCCTTCGGGGCGAGCCTGTCGGAGGCGGGTCGCGCGCGCAAGCGCTTGCGCGCTTCGGGTCGGGGGGTAAGGTGCGAGCCCTGCGCGGCGCCGCCGCAGACGGCTGCGGGACGAGGAGCACATGGAACGACGGACGCGGTTTTCCCTCCTCTACTACCTGTGGGTGTTGAGCCTCATCCTGCTCGTCGACACGTTCCTGTTCGGCGGGCCGTCGGTGCCGGAGATCCCGTACAGCGAGTTCCTCGACCGCGTGACGAAGAACCAGGTCGCGACGGTCGTGCTCACGCCGGAGCAGATCTGGGGGGAGATGAAGGCCACGTCCGGCGCGGCGCCGACCGATGTGGCGAAGACGTCGGATGCGACGAAGGCGTCGGACGCGGCGACGGCGTCGGCCGACGCTGCGCACGCGCCGACGTCCGACGCGGCGAAGCAGGCGTCCGACACCGCGAAGGCGGACGCGGACGCCACGAAGAAGACCATCACCCCGCCCGCGCGCGAGACGCCGTGGCGCCTCGACCGCATCCGCGCCTGGTTCGCCGGCGCCGAGGAGCAGGCGAAGCGCGCGCAGCAGGAGCGTGAGGCGGCGCTGCGCCGTCAGTTCACGGTCACGCCCGTCGACGATCCGAACCTCGTCGCGACGCTGCAGGCGCACGGCGTCGACTTCCGCGCCGAGATCGAGTCGCACTGGCTGCGCGACCTGTTCCTCAACTGGATCGTGCCCTTCGGCATCCTGTTCCTGCTCTGGGGCGTGGTCATGCAGCGCATGGGGCAGGGGCCCGGCGTGCTCAACGTCGGCAAGAGCAAGGCAAAAATCTACGCCGCGGACGAGCAGAGCCGCACGCGCTTCTCCGACGTCGCGGGCGTCGACGAGGCGGTCGAGGAGACGCGCGAGATCGTCGCGTTCCTGAAGGAGCCCGCGAAGTACACGCGGCTCGGCGCGAAGCTGCCGACCGGCGTGCTGCTCGTCGGACCGCCCGGCACCGGCAAGACGCTGCTCGCGCGCGCGGTCGCCGGCGAGGCCGGCGTGCCGTTCTTCAGCCTCTCGGGCTCGGACTTCGTCGAGATGTTCGTCGGCGTCGGCGCGGCGCGCGTCCGCGACCTGTTCCAGGAGGCGAAGAAGAAGGCGCCGTGCATCATCTTCATCGACGAGCTCGACGCGATCGGGAAGTCGCGCGGCCAGACCGCGGCGCCGGTCGGCGGCTACGACGAGCGCGAGAATACGCTCAACCAGATCCTGGTCGAGATGGACGGCTTCGACGGCAAGTCGGGCGTCGTGCTGATGGCGGCGACCAACCGTCCCGAGGTGCTCGACCCGGCGCTGCTGCGTCCCGGGCGCTTCGACCGCCAGATCCTCGTCGACCGCCCCGACCGCGAGGGACGGCTCGCGATCTTCCGCATCCACTCGCGCAACCTCACGCTGGGCGACGACGTCGACCTCGCGCAGATGGCGGCGCAGACCGTCGGCTTCGTCGGCGCGGACATCGCGAACCTGTGCAACGAGGCGGCGCTGCTCGCCGCGCGCCGCGGCCGCGACCGCGTCGTGATGGCCGACTTCCAGGACGCGATGGAGCGCGTGATCGGCGGGCTCGAGAAGAAGAATCGCGTGCTCAACGAGCGCGAGCGGCGTACCGTCGCCTACCACGAGTCCGGCCACACGCTGGTCGGATACTTGACGCCCGGCGCGGACCCCGTGCAGAAGGTGTCGATCGTGCCGCGCGGACGCGGCGCGCTGGGCTACACGCTGCAGGCGCCGCTCGAGGACCGCTACCTGATGTCGCGCGCCGAGCTGCTCGGCCGCATCCGCACGCTGCTCGGCGGCCGCGCCGCGGAGGAGATCGTGTTCGGCGAGATCTCGACCGGCGCGTCCGACGACCTCGAGAAGGCGAGCAAGATCGCGCGCGACATGCTCACCGTCTACGGCATGAGCAAGCGCCTGCCGAACCTGTCGCTGTCGCGCGGCCAGGCGGGCTTCCTCGGCCAGGGCCCGCAGACCGCGCCGCACTCGGGCGAGATCGAGCAGGCGATCGGCGAGGAGCAGCTCGAGATCCTGCGCGACTGCTACGCCGAGGCGAAGCGCATCCTCACCGAGCACCGCGCGCAGCTCGAGGCGCTCGCGCAGCGCCTGCTCGCGCAGGAGAAGCTCGAGGCGTCCGACCTGCTCGAGATCCTCGGCCCGCGTCCCGGCGAGGCGGGCGGCGAGCGCTCGCCGACGGCCGCGGCCTGACGGCGGCGCGCCCTCGTCGCCCTGGCCGCCGTCGCCCGGTGACCGCCCCCGTGGGTGCGGGCGCGGCCGTTTCGCTAAGACTCCCCGCACCATGAGCGAGCGAGACACCGGCGCCGCGGCCGAGGCCGCGGCACGCGCCCCCGGACAGGACTTCATCCGTCAGCGCATCAGCGCCGACGTCGCGGCCGGCAAGAACGGCGGCCGCGTGCACACCCGCTTCCCTCCCGAGCCGAACGGCTACCTGCACGTCGGGCACGCGAAGTCGATCTGCCTGAACTTCGGCGTCGCGCAGGAGTACGGCGGGCTCTGCAACCTGCGCTTCGACGACACCAACCCCGTCAAGGAGGACGTCGAGTACGTCGAGGCGATCAAGCGCGACGTCCGCTGGCTCGGCTTCGACTGGCAGGACCGCGAGTACTACGCGTCCGACTACTTCGAGCAGCTCTACGAGTACGCGGTGCAGCTCATCCGCAAGGGGCTCGCCTACGTCGACAGCCTGTCCGCCGACGAGATCCGCGAGTACCGCGGCACGCTCACCGAGCCGGGGCGCAACAGCCCGTACCGCGATCGCTCCGTCGAGGAGAACCTCGATCTCTTCGCGCGCATGCGCGCCGGCGAGTTCGAGGACGGCGCGCACGTGCTGCGCGCCAAGATCGACATGGCGTCGCCGAACCTGAACCTGCGCGACCCGACGCTCTACCGGATCCGCAAGGCGAGCCACCACCGCACCGGCGACAAGTGGTGCATCTACCCGATGTACGACTTCGCGCACGCGCTGTCGGACGCGATCGAGGGCATCACGCACTCGCTCTGCACGCTCGAGTTCGAGGATCATCGCCCGCTCTACGACTGGTTCATCGAGAACCTCGACGTGCCGAGCCGGCCCGTGCAGATCGAGTTCGCGCGCCTGAACCTCACCTACACGGTGATGAGCAAGCGCAAGCTCCTGCAGCTCGTGCGCGAGGGGCACGTCAAGGGCTGGGACGATCCGCGCATGCCGACGCTCGCCGGCATGCGTCGGCGCGGCGTGCCGCCCGAAGCGCTGCGCGACTTCTGCGCGCGCATCGGGCTCGCGAAGAAGGACGCGACGATCGACATCGGCCAGCTCGAGTTCTCGATCCGCGACGAGCTGAACCGCACCGCGCCGCGCGTGATGGCGGTGCTGCGTCCGCTGCGTCTCGTGATCGAGAACTGGGAGGAGGGCCGCGTCGAGGAGGTCGAGGCGGTGAACAACCCGGAGGATCCGTCCGCCGGGACGCGCCTCGTGCCGTTCTCGAAGGTGCTGTGGATCGAGCGCGACGACTTCATGGAGAACCCGCCGAAGAAGTTCTTCCGCCTGTCGCCCGGCGCCGAGGTGCGGCTGCGCTACGCCTACATCGTCAAGTGCACGGGCGTCGTGAAGGACCCCGCGACCGGCGAGGTCACCGAGGTGCGCTGCACGATCGATCCCGAGACCAGGAGCGGTCTGCCGGGCGCTTCACGCAAGGTGAAGGGCACGATCCACTGGCTGTCGGCGGCGCACGCGGTGCCGGTCGAGGTGCGGCTCTACGACCGCCTGTTCCGCAGCGAGAAGCCGGAGGAGGCGGGCTCGTTCCTCGACGATCTGAACCCGAACTCGCTCGAGGTCGTCGAGAGCGCGTTTGCCGAGCCGTCGGCTGCGGCGGCGCCCGTCGGCAGCCGCTTCCAGTTCGAGCGTCTCGGCTACTTCGCGGTCGACCCCGACACGACGCCCGAGCGGACGGTGTTCAACCGCATCGTCACGCTGCGCGATACGTGGGCCAAGATCGCACAGTCCGCACAGTCGCAGTGAAACGTTGCGCTTGACGCGCTGACCGCAGCGGGCGCCTCCAGCGCGGGGCGCCCGCTGCAGCCCACGCGGAACGTGGCGCGGGCCGTCGGATCCGTTGGGCTGCGACAGGCCTCCGGCGACCCACTGCCCGTCGTGCTCGGCCACGCGGTCGACGCCGCCGCTCACCACGGAGACGCCGGCCATTGCCATGTTCCCGAAGCCTCCCCCGATCGAGGAGTCTGCGCCGTACGCGTCGTCGTGCTTGCCGCCGCACACCGTCGATCCCTGGCCGGCGGCATGGTTGTCCTCCCCTCCGACGACCACGGCCCAGCGGCCGGGCACGCGGTTGTCCTCAACGCCGACGATCGCCGCGCCTTCGCCGCGCGCGTCGTTGTTGGTGCCGCCGACGACGACCGAGTGCGCTCCACGCACGTCGCTTCCCCACGAGCCGATCGCCGCGGCGTGTGGGGCGGTCACCTCGTTGAAGCGCCCCGACACGATCGCGCCGTAGCTCGTGTACTCGTCGTACGAGCCGAGGACGAGGTTGTGCGAACCGTTGGGCAGCTCGTCGCTCTGCTCGTTGTAGCCGATGATCACGTTGCCGGTGCCGTTGGTCGGGCCGGCGTGGAGCCGCTGCCGCTCACCACCTGCAGGTTGACGCTGCTCAGGCGCAGGGTCTTGCCCTCGTCCGCGAGCTCGAGGGCGGCGAGCAGCTTCTGCAGCGCGGTGAAGGAGCCGAGCTGGATCTCGGTCGGGCGACAGCGGTCGGCGCGCACGACGAGGTTGCGTGCCTTGCCGCGCTGCCGGATGCAGACGAGATCCTCCGCGGCCGACGCTGCCGTCGCGAGCGACACCACTGCGCCCAGGGCAGCCACGGGACGAATTCGAAGAGACGCCATCCGTCTGTCCTGCAAGCGACAAGCAACTCTTTGGGGACGGCCTTGCAGAGCCCGGTCGCGCGCGACGCGCGTGCCCGGGAACGCAGCTTCAGCCTTTGCGCGGCGCTCGCGCCGCGAGCGCCGCGCGGATCTCTTCGTGCCGCTCGCGCGACAGCGGGAACTTCCGCACGACGAGCAGCGTCGCGACGAAGAACAGCGCCGGCAGCGGACCCCACGCGAGCTTGAGCAGCAGCACGGTCTCCGCGGACTGCTGCTCCTGGCCGGGCACGTAGCCGAGGTAGGGCAGCAGCACGCCGGCGAGCGCGATGCCCACCGCACCGGCGAGCTTCATGGTGAGCGTCCACACGCCGAAGAACGCTCCCTCGCGGCGGCGTCCCGAGTCGAGCTCGTCCTCGTCGAACACGTCGGCGACGATCGCGAGCGGCAGCACGTAGCCGCCGACGCCGAGCCCGGCGAGGACGATGAACGCGAACATCGCCGCGATCGGCCAGCTCGGGTTGACCAGCGGCGAGACGCACAGGCTCAGCACGCTCCACACGAGGCACGCCGCGAACGACAGGTTCTTGCCGAAGCGCGCGGCCGCGGCACCCCAGAACGGGAAGCTCACCGTCGCCGCGAGCAGGTAGAGGGCCACGACGAGCCCGGCCTCGCGCGGCATGCCGAACGCGTCGCGGAAGACGTAGAGCGAGAACGCCTGGTTGATCGACGAGCCGCAGACCGCGAGCGCGGTTCCGGCGAGCACGATGCGGAACGAGCGCAAGCGCAGCGTCGCACGCAGGTCGGCGAGCAGCGCGCGCAGGCTCGCGCTCTCCAGCTGCGCGGGCGGCGGCGGCTCGCGCGTGCCGAGAAACGCGACCACGCCCGCGACGAGCATCAGCGCGGCGAGCGCGATGCCGGCCGTCGCGTAGCCTTCGCGTCCGCTGCCGAGCGCGGCCGCGAGCGCGAGGAAGCCGCCGCCCCCGAGCAGCAGACCGAGGTTGTGGAACACGGCGCGCACCGTCACGACGCGCGCGCGCTCGCCGTAGTCGGTGCTGAGCTCCGCGCCGAGCGCGAGGTAGGGCGTGGTGTAGAAGCCGAAGAAGATGTCGAACAGGAAGAGCGCGCCGACCAGGTAGACGAACACCTCGCGCGGCGTGCCCGCGGGCGGCATCCACAGCGCCGCGAAGCAGATCGCGAGCGGCACGATCATCGCCGCCATGTACGGTCGGCGCCGGCCGAAGCGCGTGCGCGTGCGGTCCGACAGCCAGCCGGTGATCGGGTCGTTGATGCCGTCCCACACGCGACCGAGCGCGAGCGCGGCACCGACCATCGCGGGCGGCAGCAGCGCGACGTCGGTGTAGAACGGAAACAGCACCACGCTGAGCGACGCGAGGCGCGCGCCGACCGGCAGCTCGCCCGCGCCGTAGAGCAGCTTGCGCGCGACCGACAGGCGCTCCGGCGCGGCGGCGGAGCCGGCGCGGGCGGCGGTCGTGGCCGGCGCGCTCTCGCGCGCGCCACGGACGAGGGTGGCGGGCTCGCTGGTCACGGCCCTCCACGCTGGCGTGCGGACCGAGCCGCGGCAAGGAGATCGGGGCGAAAGGTCGAAAGCCCGCCCGGTCCGGATCTTCGTCGCGACGCGCAGGGGGCAGGGCGCGGTACGGCGTTGGGGGCGCGGCCTCCAAGGTGAGAGCGTCCGTGGCGCCGCGTCCGAGGCACGAGCGCCGGTGGCGCGAGCGTCCGCCGCAGGAGCGTCCATGCGACCGCCGTCTGCGGTCGCGTCATCCGTTCCGCGGCAGCGCGACCGGCTCGGCGGGTCGCCGCCGTCAGCGGCCGTCGCCGCGTCCGCAGTGCTCCGCGAGCCAGCGCACGACCAGCTCCTCGGCCCAGTAGCCCGGCCGCCGCGGGTGGCGCCCGGCGACGAACCCGCAGTGCCCGCCGCGCGGCGTCACCACCAGCTCGACCGCCGGCGACGCCGCGTCGCGAACGTCGTCGAGCACGCGGCTCGGCAGGAACGGATCGTCCTGCGCGCTGATGCACAGGGTCGGCGTCGTGATGCGGTCGAGGTAGCGCAGCGAGCTCGAGCGCCCGTAGTAATCGGCGGCGCCGGCAAAGCCGTGCAGCGGCGCCGTCGCCGCGTCGTCGAAGGGCTCGAAGTCGCGCGCGCGGCGCGCGCGCTCGAGGTCGACGCGCTCCGCGACCTCGGGGAAGCGGCGCGCGAGCCCGGCGATCTTGGCATACAGCGTCGGCAGGAAGTGCCGCGTGTAGAGCCGTCCGATCCGGCACGCCAGGTGGCGCGCGCCGGCCGAGAGGTCGTACGGCACGGACACGGTCGCCGCGGCGCACACCAGACGCTGCTCCGGATTCTCGCCGAGCCACTTGAGCAGCACGTTGCCGCCGAGCGACACGCCGGCCGCGACGATCGGCGTCTCGGGCTCGCGGCGCGCGAGCTCGCGCACGACGTGGTCGAAGTCGCTGGTCTCGCCCGAGTGGTAGAGCCGCGGACGATCGTTCGGCAGCCAGCGCGTGACGTCACGCGGGTCGCGCGCGCACGACCGGAAGTTCAGCACGGTGCCGCGCAGCCCGGCCGCGCGCGCGAGCATCATCATCCCCTGCGCGTAGACCGAGTACGAGCTGCCCTCGAGGCCGTGCAGCAGGACGAAGCGCGGCGACCCGGGCGGGCCGTCGACGTGGTCGAGCACGAGCTGATCGCCGTCGGGAGCGGCGAGGATCTCGCGCTCGAACGACACCAGCGTGCGCGGGCGCGTGAACTGCCCCCACACCGTCTGCAGGTGCGGTCCGGGCAGCCACCACGCGCCGCGGAAGGTGGTGTGGAGCGCGCGCGCCTGGCGGACTAGTCCTGATTCTGGAGCGCCGCCCGCAGGTACTCGCGCCGCAGCGCCGCGATGTTCTCGATCGAGATCGACTTGGGACACGCCGCCTCGCACTCGCCGTGGTTCGAGCAGTCGCCGAAGCCTTCCTCGTCCATCTGCTGCACCATGGCAAGGACGCGCTGGGTCCGCTCGGGGTGGCCCTGCGGCAGCAGCGCGAGGTGACGCACCTTGGCGCCGACGAACAGGTGCGCCGCCGCGTTCGGGCAGGCCGCGACGCAGGCGCCGCAGGCGATGCAGGCGGCCGAGTCCATCGCGGCCTCCTGCACGTGGCGCGGCACCGGGATCGAGTTCGCCTCGGGCGCCGAGCCGGCGTTCACCGAGACGTAGCCGCCGCGCTGGATGATGCGGTCGAACGCCGAGCGGTCGACGATCAGGTCCTTGATGACCGGGAACGAGCGCGCGCGGAACGGCTCGACCACGATGGTCGCCCCGTCCGGGAACTCACGCATGCGCAGCGAGCAGGTGGTGATGTTCGGCACCGGCCCGTGCGCGCGACCGTCGATGACCACGCCGCAGGTGCCGCAGATGCCCTCGCGGCAGTCGCTCTCGATCGCGATCGGCTCCTGGCCCTTCTTGAGCAGGTGCTCGTTGAGCTGATCCATCATCTCGAGGAACGACATGTTCGGATCGATCCCCGAGATCTCGTAGTCGACGAGCTTGCCGGCGGCGGAGCCGTTCGGCTGCCGCCAGATCTTGAGCTTGTACGACCGCGTTCCCTGTCCGTTCTGCGCGCTCATTTGTAGTTCCGTACAGCCAGGTGGACGTTCTCGAATTTGAGCGGCTCACGGTGCAGCCGCGGCTTGCCGAGGTCGCCCGTGTACTCCCAGGCCGCGACGTACGCGTAGCGCTCGTCGTCGCGGATCGGCTCGCCCTCCGGGGACTGGTGCTCGACGCGCAGGTGGCAGCCGCAGCTCTCGTCGCGCGCCAGCGCGTCGATCGCGATGAGCTCGGCGAGCTCGAAGTAGTCGGCGACGCGGCCCGCCTGCTCGAGCACCTGGTTGATGTCCTCGCCCCCTTCGAGCTGGACGTTCTCCCAGAACTCCTCGCGCAGCTCGCGGACCTTCTCGATCGTCGTGGCGAGGCCGCTCGCGCTGCGCTCCATGCCGACGTGGTCCCAGAGGAGGCGTCCGAGCTGCCAGTGGAGCTCGCGCGCCGTCTTCTTGCCCTTGAGGGAGAGGAGCTTCTTCACCCGCGCGCGCACGCCCTCCTCGGCCTCGGCGAACGCCGGGTGGTCGGTGCTGACCTTCCCGGGCTGCTGACCCGCGAGGTAGTTGCCGATCGTGTAGGGCAGGATGAAGTAGCCGTCGGCGAGGCCCTGCATGAGCGCCGACGCGCCGAGCCGGTTCGCGCCGTGATCGGAGAAGTTCGCCTCGCCGATCGCGTGCAGACCGGGGATCGTGGTCATCAGGTTGTAGTCCACCCAGAGGCCGCCCATCGTGTAGTGCGGCGCCGGGTAGATGCGCATCGGGACCTCGTACGGATCCTCGTTGGTGATCTCGTGGTACATCGCGAACAGGTTGCCGTAGCGGTCCGCGATGCCCTCGCGACCGAGCCGCTGCAGCGCCTCCGCGAAGTCGAGGTAGACGGCGCGACCGGTGGGACCGACGCCGTAGCCCTCGTCGCACATGCGCTTCGCCGCGCGTGAGGCGACGTCGCGCGGCACGAGGTTGCCGAACGCCGGGTACTGCCGCTCGAGGAAGTAGTCGCGCTCCGACTCCGGGATCTGGTTGGGCGGCCGCGTGTCGCCCTTCTTCTTCGGCACCCAGATGCGGCCGTCGTTGCGCAGGCTCTCGCTCATCAGCGTGAGCTTCGACTGCCACTCCGCGACCTGCGGGATGCAGGTCGGGTGGATCTGCATGAACGACGGATTCGCGAAGTACGCGCCGCGCTTGTGGCAGCGCCAGATCGCGGTCGCGTTGGAGTTCACCGCGTTGGTCGACAGGTAGTAGACCGTCGAGTAGCCGCCGGTCGCGACCACCACCGCGTCCGCGGCCCAGCGCTCGATCTTCCCGTCGACCAGGTTGCGCGTGATGATGCCGCGCGCGTGGCCGTCGACCAGGACGAGGTCGAGCATCTCGCGGCGCGGGAAGAGCTTGACGCGTCCCGCGTTCACCTGGCGCATCAGCGCGCCGTAGCAGCCGAGCAGGAGCTGCTGACCCGTCTGGCCGCGCGCGTAGAACGTACGCGACACCTGCGCGCCGCCGAACGAGCGGTTGTCGAGCAGACCGCCGTACTCGCGCGCGAACGGTACGCCCTGCGCGACGCACTGGTCGATGATGTTCACCGACAGCTGCGCGAGGCGGTAGACGTTGGCCTCGCGCGCGCGGAAGTCGCCGCCCTTGACGGTGTCGTAGAACAGGCGCCAGACGCTGTCGCCGTCGTTCTTGTAGTTCTTCGCGGCGTTGATGCCGCCCTGCGCGGCGACCGAGTGCGCGCGGCGCGGGCTGTCGTGGATGCAGAAGTTGAGGACGTTGTAGCCGAGCTCCGCGAGCGACGCGGCGGCGGAGCTGCCGGCGAGGCCCGTCCCGACGACGATGATGGTGTACTTCCGCTTGTTCGCCGGGTTGACGAGCTTCATCTCGAAGCGGTGGCGATCCCACTTCGTCTGGATGTCGCCACCCGGGACCTTCGAGTCGAGCGTCCCGTCACGAACTTCGATTTGACCGATCGCGGGAGCGTTCATGGCTGCACCGACGCGACGCCCGCCGTCGGGAGGGGCGTGAAGAGGTAAACGTAGAGCGGCAGGACGAAGAAGCCCACCGCGATCACGATCGCGAACACCAGGCCGACCGAGAACGCGAGCGGACGCACGCGCGGGCCGAGCGCGCCGATCGACTGGAACGCGCTCCAGAAGCCGTGCCGCAGGTGAAAGCCGAGCAGCGCCATCACGGCCATGTAGAACGCGACCCAGAACGGCTGCTTGAAGGTCTCGACCACGATGCGGTGTAGGTCCCAGACCCGCTGCCCGTTCAGATCGGCGACGTAGCCCTGCGCCTCGCCCGGACCGAAGCGGAACTGCCAGAGGTGGATGATCAGGAAGACGAGCAGCACGAGGCCCGTCCAGATCATGGTCCGCGACGCGATGGTCTGCTTGCTCGCCGCGCCCTTGCTGCGCGACACGGTATAGCGGGTGTCGCGGGCGCGCTGGTTGTCGCGCCACACGGTGATCGCGCTCACCGCGTGCAGGATGAACACCGCGGCGAGCCCGAGCTCGATGACGATCAGCAGACCGCCGAGGCTGTGGGTCGTTGCGGCGTAGGCGTTGAGCGCGTCCTTACCGGCGAAGATCGTCAAGTTGCCGGCCAGGTGCGCGACGATGAAGAGCAACAGCAGGACGCCGGTCAGCCCGTTGAGCAGCTTTTTTCCGACCGACGACCAAGGACGAAAGCGCGGCGTTTGCATGAGGGAATCTCCCCACTAGCGATTGCGATCATAATTGCAATTCATCGCCGGGAAGTCATCCCACGACGCCGCGTGGTGACGTGTAGTTGTCTAACGTTGCCCATAAGCGCGGATACGAGTCGGCGCGGGGCGAGCCCGCGCGGGCCGTCCGTGGCCCGCGCTCTCGCACCCGCGCCGACGTGCCCCGCGCGTCAAGCAGCGTTGACGGCGATCTTCTTCCGCTGGCTCGCCGCCGTCTTGGGCAGCGTGACGGTGAGGACGCCACGCTTGAACGACGCCTGCACCTTGTCCGGGTCGATGCCCCGCGGCAGCGGGATGGAGCGGTGGAAGGAGCCGTAGGACTGCTCGCGACGGTAGTAGTCCTTCTCCTTCTCCTCCTTCTCCTCGCGACGCTCACCCTTGATGGTCAGGACGTCGTCGCTCAGCGACACCTCGATGTCCTTCTCGTCCACGCCCGGAAGCTCGGCGGAAACCTGGATCTCGGTGTCGGTCTCCGACACGTCGAGACGCGGCCGGAAGCTACCGAGGTCGTGCGTCCAGTCGAACGGCTCGAGCCCGAAGCCGTCGAAGAACCGTTCGAAGAGCTCGTTGATGTCGCGCTGAAGCGCTGCGAACGGCGAGTCGACGTCGCGACGGACCGGCACGTTCTTGCGTCCCGGACGCCAGTGCACGAGATCCCTGATTGCCATCACCCTCTCTCCTTTCCGGGGATAGCCCCCTCTTCGCTTCGTTCGTTCGTTTCGCTTTCGAGATAAGTCCGCTCGGAGGTCCTTCAAGGGTGGGCGAGCGGGCTTTCGTCCAGGTTTCGCGCGGGTTCGCGCGACAAGCACACGGTTGGGATCACGCCCCGCGCGGACGCGTCGGCACGCGCATCGGCAGGCGCAAAGGGCGAGCGGCGGGACGCGTCCGCCGGACGCCGGCGGCGCGCGAGAGCGTCCGGCCGCGCGCGTCAGGCGAGGGTGGCGAGCGCGATCGTCCCGGCCGCGCGCGTCAGACGACGGTCGCGCCGCCGTCGGCGGCGATCACCTGACCGTTCACGTACGACGCGTCATCGCTCAGCAGGTGGCAGGCGAGGTCGCCGATCTCGTGCGGCTCGGCGATGCGCCGCAGCGGGATGCCGCGCGTCGCCCGGCGGGCGCTCTCCGGGTCGTCGTAGGCGCCGCCCACCATCGGCGTCCG is drawn from Candidatus Binatia bacterium and contains these coding sequences:
- a CDS encoding Hsp20/alpha crystallin family protein, producing the protein MAIRDLVHWRPGRKNVPVRRDVDSPFAALQRDINELFERFFDGFGLEPFDWTHDLGSFRPRLDVSETDTEIQVSAELPGVDEKDIEVSLSDDVLTIKGERREEKEEKEKDYYRREQSYGSFHRSIPLPRGIDPDKVQASFKRGVLTVTLPKTAASQRKKIAVNAA
- a CDS encoding fumarate reductase/succinate dehydrogenase flavoprotein subunit; the protein is MNAPAIGQIEVRDGTLDSKVPGGDIQTKWDRHRFEMKLVNPANKRKYTIIVVGTGLAGSSAAASLAELGYNVLNFCIHDSPRRAHSVAAQGGINAAKNYKNDGDSVWRLFYDTVKGGDFRAREANVYRLAQLSVNIIDQCVAQGVPFAREYGGLLDNRSFGGAQVSRTFYARGQTGQQLLLGCYGALMRQVNAGRVKLFPRREMLDLVLVDGHARGIITRNLVDGKIERWAADAVVVATGGYSTVYYLSTNAVNSNATAIWRCHKRGAYFANPSFMQIHPTCIPQVAEWQSKLTLMSESLRNDGRIWVPKKKGDTRPPNQIPESERDYFLERQYPAFGNLVPRDVASRAAKRMCDEGYGVGPTGRAVYLDFAEALQRLGREGIADRYGNLFAMYHEITNEDPYEVPMRIYPAPHYTMGGLWVDYNLMTTIPGLHAIGEANFSDHGANRLGASALMQGLADGYFILPYTIGNYLAGQQPGKVSTDHPAFAEAEEGVRARVKKLLSLKGKKTARELHWQLGRLLWDHVGMERSASGLATTIEKVRELREEFWENVQLEGGEDINQVLEQAGRVADYFELAELIAIDALARDESCGCHLRVEHQSPEGEPIRDDERYAYVAAWEYTGDLGKPRLHREPLKFENVHLAVRNYK
- a CDS encoding succinate dehydrogenase cytochrome b subunit, which produces MQTPRFRPWSSVGKKLLNGLTGVLLLLFIVAHLAGNLTIFAGKDALNAYAATTHSLGGLLIVIELGLAAVFILHAVSAITVWRDNQRARDTRYTVSRSKGAASKQTIASRTMIWTGLVLLVFLIIHLWQFRFGPGEAQGYVADLNGQRVWDLHRIVVETFKQPFWVAFYMAVMALLGFHLRHGFWSAFQSIGALGPRVRPLAFSVGLVFAIVIAVGFFVLPLYVYLFTPLPTAGVASVQP